GTCTTGCGGTGATCCGTATGTTTCGCTCGATCTTGGCTGGACTTTTTCTAGATTCTATTATCCAATCTACAAACGACTTATTTATTCATATCCGTTggaattaatattttatatgatttcataaataattattttaaattttatggatattttttgtggggccagATGAGCCTCATACTGCGTGCGGTGATCCTATCACATGTATGTTTCGCTTGATCTTGGCTGAACTTTTTCCAGATTCTATTATCCAAAATCCAATCTGGAAACGACGGATAAATTTCACTTTACCAGCTTAAGTTTCCGTTAGATTTTGTCAAGTACAAAGAGGGTAATTCACACTTTGTCCCTTGTGGCATTTACTTTAATCTCCAAATGGGcttttaaataaaaatctactccaaatttgtagatttttatttacaacttgatatttctcaacaatttattcactatcggtagattttaatttgtggttgagaagttatTAAGTGTTTCcgatagtaaataagttgttgagaaatgtcaagttgtttccggtagtgaataagttgttaataTATTTGTGAGTAAAGTTACTgtagtaaaaataatttttgttgacaacttttttgctagtggaaacgagatggtaaaatgcttaaatttttttgttagtgaaaataaaatggtaaaatgagtttagttttttgtgttttttgttacTGAATACGGGGCTTTAGTGGGATaaggagaaaatagaaaatggtAAGAGTGGTGATACCTGTATGGTGTATGTTTGGGTTCTTTCTATGAAGGGGGAATGGATAGATATATGTGAACGATATTTTAGAATTAATAGtgatatttttctaaataaaaaagaaaataggccAAGTATAGAACGGAAACCTAATATTGGGGTGGAATGAGATATGTGAGTAGGGATTGTCATATCGGCCGATCCGTCCATATCCGATCTGTTATCCGCTCCGAATTGATCGGATATTCGAAGGTTTTTTCGGGGATTGGGGTGGataggaatttaaaaaaaaaataaaaaatttcggGTATCAGATCGGATTTGAAGGTAAGCCTGTATCCGATCCACTCTGAATTCCCGAAtaccctcacacacacacacacacatatcctTCGTTTTAGCCTTTTAGGTTgtctatttctctctcccaaAACCTAGCTAGCGCCAACTTCAGTCCTTCACTTCTCCCACCCCAATCGAGTGTCGATCGACTAGGTAGTCTCTCTCTgttctcgttctctctctctctctctctcgttctatttttatcatttcattCTACATGGGTTTGGAACTTAGGAAACAGTTTGGACTTTGGTGTTAACCAAAAAGAGTCTAAATAGCACTAAAATACCAGATCAAAAATCTGGGGAGGACTGGTAACATTTGTACGTAGCAATGCAGACATAAATTGACAAGTGATGTTGCGATATACTAAAAACAGTGGACTTATTTAATGGAGCTTACAGCCCCTTGATGGAGCAGAATCACTTGTCAATGACTCTGATACCAAGGGCTAATCCAAAATCACCTACCCAAAGAGCACTAAATTCCAATaggatctgttttttttttttttttttaacatttggATATCCAAATCTCCGTTCTGAGCGGGGATGGCGGACCAAAAAAATATCCGATTGGGGATCGGGGCAAATTCAAGGCCGGGATGGATGAAGAGTTTGGATTCGGATATGTCACATCCGCCTCCGATCCACCTCATTGCCATCACTATATGTGAGTTCCTGGAATATATAGTCTAGGGTTTTATCTGCCAAACAAATACTGAGTTTAATATACAACCCAAGCAAATTATGTACTACCCAAGCAAATTATGTACTATGTAGATATTCAGTCTGCAAGCTaccaaatataatgaaaatcgCACATATAACCTATAACAAATATGTCTACCGACTACCGTCCCTCCCTCTCCATTCCTCTCTTGCTTCCCCGTGAGACTCAACGTGTTCCTAGAGTTGTCACTTTTAGAGGGCGTACAAGCTCTCAAAATCGCCATTTGATACAAAGCTTATGTGAAGGTGTGACTTGTGCAAATTGTGATCACTGATCATGTTTttgaccataaaaaaaaatagtgatcAAAGAACTGTTGCactaaaaatcaatttcagattcgttctctcactctctctcttctcaaatCTCATTCTTCCTTCCACAAATTTTAGCGTTTTACCTCAAATCAGAAAAATCTAGCTTTACAAAAATCATCTGCCCAACCATATAAGGTTGCCTCTTTTTAACTAGTGAATATAATTAAGAACGACATTGTgcctattattattttaaaggaGTATATTAGAGGTCCAATAATTAAGTTCGACTACCAATTTTCGCCAGTTGCATAGCCGGTTGTAGATTTTATATGCTCTAATGGAACAGTTCAAAGGAATTATTTGAAATTTAGGGGTCTTATTGAAATGCAGAGAAAAATTAGGGCTCATTTGATATAATTTATTTGTGTTTTCTTGGCATAGTCTTTTTAGTTATTTTCTCTTTACcatattttgatcaatttcatACATCACATCCTTTGTCCcacaagagaaataaaaaaagtaaaaatacatagaccaagttaaaaaaaactcatacaAAACGATGAAAAATACAGTGGCTAAgttatatgaactttttcaactttggtatacatttattatttttgcaattcctctcatcgagaagGTAGACGGGATATAAGAATTTAACCCAAATTAATAAAACTCTCCTGTTTCCCATAggttttttttgagatttttggcttttgttcttattcaatttttttgcgcatttgttagttttgcgtcaaacttttatggattattagtTTGTTTCgataagagaaataaaaaaagtaaaaaaattatccaagataaagcccaaaaatccCAAATTTTTTGAGGTTTATCTTGAATACTTTCCagaatatttgggtaaaaaatataatttttactttcagatttttcttaacgagacgaataaataatctttaaaaatttgatgcaaaatcaacaattaggaaaaaaaattgaataaaaacaaaaaatcaataaagcccaaaaaactaCTGGGTGAAACAGGGGCAAATAACCAATGGGTTTGTAGTTCAATTGGTAACTCCTGGCTCTTCCTTGTGGAAGATTAGGGTTCGAGCCCCGTTGCGTATGGTTTATGAGTTCAGGACTATGGGGGGCTTCTAAATCCCCCATGGACTAACTCAGTGACTCCACACACTAACCCCTCTACCAAAAATTCTACTAGAAAAAGTTTTGCTCATTGACTCTGGTGGAATTGGAGTTCAGCGACATTATCTGAACTCGAGGGGCCTAACAGAAACACCGACATAAAATCATATGGCCTTCGTACGACCAACACAAAGGACCTCCTCGGAAGAGTCGAAGTCGTCGAGTTATGTTCTCAAAATCGTTTCCAAAAGTCCGAACACGTTAGCTATATCGGGTCAATGAACTGCCGCGCGAACACCTGAcctcgatttctctctctctctctagatctcgtTCTTCCTCCTGCAAAGCCCCAGGTTTTGCCTCGAATTCTGCTTCCAGTTTGCCCTTGGAAAATCCTGTCAACAGCAACAAACAACGGCAGCAATGGCGGCGAAGGGGAGGCACTCTCGATTCCCGTCTCGCAAATCCTCCCCGTCCACGCTCGTCTTCACGATCCTGATCATGTTCACCTTCTTCGTCCTAATCCTTCTCGCTCTCGGAATCCTCTCTATTCCCGGCAGCACTTCTCCTGATTCCCCCAGGGCGCACGATCTCAGCACCATCGTTCACGACACCGTCGACAGGTACGTTTGCGCCAGTTACGACGCCGTCTCGATAAATGTGGATTTCAAATGGATGGAATCTGTTCAATTCTCTAGGGCTTATCGACGGTTGTATAGGCGCACGGTCGTATAAGCTTTGATATGATGGGTTTTAActcgctccggattcccattcgGATTTTTGTTAAACAcagtttgtttagctttttgtctatttttttaggattaatcgttcgtctgaggattttgaaaaggattaaaCTATGAACTAAGAGTTAAGAAAGTCCATATAAGACGGTGCTAAATACACTGAAGATGGGTTTTGTATTTGGGAGCAGCAGTAGTAGAAGAGTCACGATACTATTCGAACCTCTCTCAATGCATTTCTTCTCCTATTGTAGTTGTTCCATCTTTTGATCTTGACGATTAATGGAATATTTGTCAAGACGAACGATTTATCCACTAAATTTGACGTGAATTTGATAATGACTAAGAGAAAACAAGTACAAAGATAGTAACAAAAAGACTGGAAATTTAGCCCAATGGGTAAACTGGTTGCTTCAAATTTATCTTGATGAAGCTCCAACCTCATGTTGAAATCGCCATATGTAACAtgttgattttgaatttgagcTGTTCCAGTGAATAATAATGACAAATCTCTTCATTTGAAATCCACATTTGTCCAAACAGGGCCTAAGCTTTTGTTTAAATAATTGGGTTGATCTGATCATGTTGTgcttgatttggaggaaatctAGGAGTGAAGAAGATGATGGGGAAGGGGACCGGTGGGTTGAAGTTATCTCCTGGGAGCCAAGAGCTTTTGTTTATCATAATTTCTTGGTTAGTTTGTTCAATTTTGGTCGTTATAGTGTTCTTGATTCGTTTTTTTGTTCCTGTAGCTTGTGCCATAATTAGTTCGTTGCAATGTCCTTGAATTAGAGTTCTTACGTGAAGTTTAAtggtcttttttgttttgcatccTGGATTTCATTTGAAAAATGTGTGTTTAATCTATGTTATGGGTGCTGACATTAGTATTCTACCATACTTGGTTTGGAGCTTTTGCATCAAGGGTAATTACCATTTCGATGTTGCATACATTTGACTTTGTGTATTTCATTTGAAGCTTGTGAAGATTCTAGTTAATGCTGTCAAACCTGGGATCCTATGTTGGAGCATCGAATCGAGGGCCGTACAATTAGAGATactaagaaatgaaaaaaagaagaagaagaagtgtaaTCGGTTTTAAAtggaagagtaaaaaaatatgatgaaCACTATTTTAAACCCAATAGGATAGAGTAAAAAGTCTATTGTTTGTTTTGTAGTTACAATTGCAAAACACTTCGAAAGTAAAGGTAAGAAAAGACTATGTACAGTAGGTATTATACATGAAAAAAGccaaacaaaatgagagcaACAAAAAGGGGGTTGAATAGGAGCTTTTATAGGTCAATGACAATGTGAATTTGTGATTAAACAAatgagaagaacaaaagaaaagtggaatgattcttagaaagaaaattttagGAATGCTTTAAGAAGAAAGATGAATGAGAATCGAAGAAATAAATACATCTCAGGCTATTTGATAACgtggaaaagaaatgaaatgaagtatagaaggaagaaaaagagcTTTGGCTATTTGATTAATGTAGAAAAGAAATGGGTAACAGAAGTAGTCGTCCAGTACAGCTTATTTGCAACATGTGTTTTCTGAGCATTTGGAATAAGTATGTGTAGGTTAGACTTACTTTAACGGGCATTTAAGcccaatcataaaaataaaaatatccaGGCACCAAAACTGTGTTTAAAATTGGACCAGTAGGATCGGTAGATGCATCGTGATTCCACGATCTAGTAGGCAACCATCAGAATTACAACATCGTCTCCAAGGGATGCTTTACACGATCCGGATTGATTTAGCCAAAATGGATTGTAAGATTGTATGATTGGTGGATTCGGATCGAGATTCTAACAACCTTGAGGCTATTATTATTTGAGTTGAAAGTTTTTTGGTCCTTGTTACTCTTGTACTTGGACCTCTGCCTGAAGGATGTTCGTTACTTGTTAAGAGATTCTGCATGTATGTGCTGTTGTTTGTTCCTTGTGTACGTTGTTGCTCGAGTTACAGCTGTCATTCCCTATTATAGTATGTGATgatggaaaaagaaatgagaacaaaaacaaTAGCAATTACGTATAGAACACAAATGATTTAAATAGTTAGGTGTACACCCttcctataaaaaaagaaaaaaaaggtgcaTTCCCTACATCCATGGGCAAAGATAAAAAGGAATCTCACTATGAAAGAAGGGTATACAATGACCCGACCCGGCTTATACGGAACTCCTATAGAACAAATCGGGTCGAAAGTACCCAATAATCACTAACGTCCTGGACTAGCTATTTTCCCATTAAGTGAGTCCTGCAAGTTGCAATTGGTTTGTAATCATAATCCGGAATGCATTCGAGACAAGCAAACACTGGTGAGCGTGCTTTGTTTCTACATTCTCATTTGCAACCAGATCCATGGCTTGGTATGTGCGTTGATGTGTGTGAGTCGTGTATTTATGTCGGTACACTAAATTAAACATTGGTATCTACTTAACCAGTAAAGCGATTGAACGCTAAATTTCTTCCCATCTTTTTTGTGCAGTCCAAGGACGAATGTGAATACTTAATCAACCTTGGTAAACCCCATATGAAAAAGTCAACTGTTGTAGATAGCGCAACTGGCAAGAGTACAGATAGTAGGTATGAATACTTGACCTCCTAAAATCGTATCTTTAATTGGCTTGCAAAGATGAAGCTTACTTTTCCTTTTGTGGATCCTGGTTATGGGCTTACAATTGCAGACCTCTGAGATATCCTTTACATGCAGGGTACGTACAAGTTCTGGTACTTTTCTGACTAGAGGGCGTGATAAAATAGTCCAGAACATTGAGAAAAGGATTGCAGATTTTGCCTTCATACCTGTAGGTATGTGGCTTAGAcactcctctctcttttttgcagCGATGGGGAGACGCACTTTAGATTTTTGAAATGAACATTTTaaggttttttgggtttttcttgaGCTTCCATGTTGGTATCTATGCACTTTCATGTCTTGAAGGTAAGTCTTAAGGCTGGGCATTGGTGCGGATGAAACTCATATGATAAGGCAATGAGCAGTCCTGAAACCCAATGCAGTGTTACATGGACTTCTATTTTCCCCCGTGTCCTTTTGTAATATGACGGCGTAAGGGTGTGGGTTTTGTGTCCGCCCATTCTCAAACTAGATGCTTAGATTATCTATTTGTTTGGTACgtttgaagaagaagaggaagaatctcattttttatattAAAGATGGCCTCTCGTAGGGATTTAAGTAGAAACCCCCATTCTCCTAAGACCCATTTAATTTTAAGTTCATTCGTAAAGAAGGGACAACCAATCATTTCATAATATTGTAAGTTTTGAGAAAGAGTTCAGATGACGACAAAGGCACGCTTTCAACCAGTCTAAACCAAAATGCACAACGCTAAGGTGATTGCTTTGTGCTTGCTACTAACAGTGGTTTTGTGCATTAGAAGAATCTTGAAGTTGCTGTTTTTGTCATCAATAAAGGTAATCACATGAAAAAAGTCACCAAGGGGATGCTGTTTGGGGGGATACAGTAATCTTTGTCTTTTCGCGGTAAGTTGGTTTGTATAACTAATGATGCAACATTGTTAGAGGGACACAGATCGTGGATGTGAGCCAAGAGTTCAGATGGTGAAAGTAGATGTCTCAGTTCATAACAAGACTTATATTTACTTGTTTGGCATATGATCTTAATCCGTAGATCCTGCATGCAAATGATGCAAGGGAGGTTTTTACTGCAATTACTGGTATCTTGAACTGGGGGGTTGTTTAAGGCAGTGGTATGGACCCATGGCACAATGACCTGCAATTCATGCTTGTGTTATTTTCTGAGTCCTATGGGCTATGGTATAGCAATCTCCGTCATGAGCTTGTTCAAGtcttttttggaataaaattcTGGCAATGACCTACAATTCATGCTTGTGTTATTTTCTGAGTCCTATGGGCTATGGTATAGCAATCTCCGTCATGAGCTTGTTCAAGtcttttttggaataaaattctcaaatttcttGGTTGAAGGATCTCAATCAGAGTCTAGCAACTTTTGACAGGTAGCTTTGCACATTCGATATAACTCGCTAAACTTTTGAGAGTGGTTGACTAAGTAAAGTCATAAGTTTCGGTGTACCTTGTTTGGCAGAGTTTCAAAATGTTTTGGTCAGTCGTTTTTTGCCCCGAGGGAGGTTTTTTTGTTGTACGATGTTTTAGGAACAAAAGGTTCTtgtaatcttctctctcctcctgcAAGATACTTTTTTGGTCTACTTGTAGTGAGTCATTTATCGTGTAGCTATTATTCTACTGTCATTTCACATTTATTTATCTCAATGCTGTGATTTATAGAGCATGGGGAAGGGCTTCAAATTCTCCACTATGAGGTTGGCCAAAAATACGAACCTCACAATGACTACTTTGCTGATGAGTTTAACACTAAGAATGGAGGTCAACGCATTGCTACAGT
This DNA window, taken from Rhododendron vialii isolate Sample 1 chromosome 8a, ASM3025357v1, encodes the following:
- the LOC131299098 gene encoding probable prolyl 4-hydroxylase 10, which encodes MAAKGRHSRFPSRKSSPSTLVFTILIMFTFFVLILLALGILSIPGSTSPDSPRAHDLSTIVHDTVDRSEEDDGEGDRWVEVISWEPRAFVYHNFLSKDECEYLINLGKPHMKKSTVVDSATGKSTDSRVRTSSGTFLTRGRDKIVQNIEKRIADFAFIPVEHGEGLQILHYEVGQKYEPHNDYFADEFNTKNGGQRIATVLMYLSDVEEGGETVFPAAKGNYSSVPWWNELSECGKGGLSLKPKRGDALLFWSMNPDGTLDPSSLHGGCPVIKGNKWSSTKWMRVNEYKV